A region of the Clostridium sp. AN503 genome:
CCTTCGGCCTCTCCAGACCGAAGAATTCCAGGATCGTAGCCGCGATATCCACCGTCTGCACCAGTTCGTCCCGCGACGTCCCGCCGCAGGCGAACCGTGGGTCGTGGATAAACAGCGGCAAATGCACGATCTCGTCATAACAGGGCATGACCACCTTGCTCCACCAGCCATGCTCGCCCAGCAGGTATCCGTGGTCGGTGTTGACGATCAGCATCGTGTCCTTCCACAGATCCAGCTCATCGAATTTATCCAGGAGCTTTCCCAGATAACAGTCGCACATGGACAAAAGGGCCGCATACTGGTACCGGTAGTGCTGCGCCGTCGCGTCGTCCTCGGTCACATGATGATAGGGCGGCCAGTCGGTCTCCGGCCCCTCATAGCCGTCCGGATACAGCGCTTTAAAGGCCTCCGGGGAAAAGAACGGCTCGTGGGGGTCAAAGCACTCGATCTGCAGAAACCACCGGTCGCAGGAATGGTTTGCATCCAGGTATTCTATCCCGGCCTGAAAGGTCTTTGCCAGGGAAGTGTCCTCCTCCGTGTCCATGAACTTTCGGTTCACCGCGTCGTGGCGCTGCAGATCCCGGGTGGCGTAAAAATACTCCCCTTCCCGGTTCTGTATCCTGGCGTCCTTTTCCGCGTCAAACAGCTCCGGCAGGCATTTCCATTTATCTCCTTCCTGCCCCCGCACGATCTCCCAGGAATTATAGCGCTGGTGGTAGGTGGCGCCCCCGTCCTCCCAGTAATGCATGTGGTCTGAGATCAGATGGGAGTATACGCCATTTTCCCGCAGGATCTGGGGCACCGAGTCGTCAAACGGCTCCACCGGCCCCCAGCTTCTGTGCAGGAAATTATAGCGTCCCGTATGCAGCTCCCTCCTCGCCGGCATACAGGGCAGGCTTCCCGCATAACACTGGTCGAACCGGACCGTGCGCTCCGCCAGCCGCGCAAAATTCGGGGTCTTTGTCCAGTCACACCCGTAAGGCGCAAGCATCCCGCGGTTCAGCGAATCAAAC
Encoded here:
- a CDS encoding sulfatase, with product MKAVMLMFDSLNRGMLAPYGCDWTKTPNFARLAERTVRFDQCYAGSLPCMPARRELHTGRYNFLHRSWGPVEPFDDSVPQILRENGVYSHLISDHMHYWEDGGATYHQRYNSWEIVRGQEGDKWKCLPELFDAEKDARIQNREGEYFYATRDLQRHDAVNRKFMDTEEDTSLAKTFQAGIEYLDANHSCDRWFLQIECFDPHEPFFSPEAFKALYPDGYEGPETDWPPYHHVTEDDATAQHYRYQYAALLSMCDCYLGKLLDKFDELDLWKDTMLIVNTDHGYLLGEHGWWSKVVMPCYDEIVHLPLFIHDPRFACGGTSRDELVQTVDIAATILEFFGLERPKDMQGRPVRPVIEKDLPIRDYALFGIHGAHVNVFDGRYVYMKAPVSEENAPLNEYTTMPTHMRTLFSVGELRKAEAVLGDTFSFTKGCPVWKIPKGNGSGDRDFSDLLINGKDSEEARHIDNNSLVNAANFGDLLFDMSADPRQESPLKDPELEARMANLMKRAMKENECPPEQFERIGLPGADDTGITTEDIRRLHEQNEKKAEPVILPELAWTKGAVNTYRALMRFIPEVRKAEAADVLAREIQEAVSGDGASDVQAGETVTARTVLNCIPAVVPAEYVEMVEYFVDLAGRTS